From the Solanum lycopersicum chromosome 10, SLM_r2.1 genome, one window contains:
- the LOC138338839 gene encoding secreted RxLR effector protein 161-like, whose translation MKDLGVARKIIGMEIIRDRERRKLFLSKRSYTQKVLARFSTAVNVVSRFMGKPGREHWQAVKRIFRYLRGTSDVDLIYGGDTQCLVTSYSDSYYARDVDTKRSMTGYVFTLGGSVVSWKATLRPTVTFSTTKVEYMALTEAAKEGIWLKGLVSDLAGSIEQVSTLFGLAQHQKLFIALRDNYEEERGGLALS comes from the exons atgaaggatctgggagttGCTCGGAAGATtatagggatggagatcattagagacagagagagaaggaaacttttcttgtcaaaGAGAAGCTACactcagaaggtcttggcgag atttagcactgCAGTTaatgtagtgagcagattcatgggaaaaccagggagagaacattggcaggctgtgaagagaatttttcggtaccttagaggtacatctgacgttgatctcatttatggaggtgatactcagtgcttggttactagCTATTCTGATTCTTACTATGCTAGAGATGTTGACACAaaaagatcgatgactggctatgtgtttacccttggaggatctgtcgtcagttggaaggcaactttgagACCTACAGTGACTTTTTCTACTACGAAAgtggagtacatggccttgactgaggctgcaaaagaagggatttggctgaaagggctggttagtgatcttg ccggttccatagagcaagtttcaacactgtttggacttgctcaacatcagaagctgtttaTTGCCCTGCGCGACAATTATGAGGAAGAgaggggaggcctggcactatcatag